In the Primulina eburnea isolate SZY01 chromosome 15, ASM2296580v1, whole genome shotgun sequence genome, tatatatcatatcataatattataacgactgtcataatttattttgtttaaaaaccttataggattttatacttgtcgtatcccttgccgggagtgtgggatgtcgtcttaacatcctcccaggatttataacaagtttatgaaaaatttatttttattatttctaataataacattatattgtatattaaataaatacacaataaacaaataacagtaaaataaatataattacttttgttacctttttcttctgtttggagcttggaaaaatatgtaggacttttagagcttcgtgctgataacgtgttgtgaaaaagtaaaaatttatggtaaaaagtaaaaatctcaaacactcaaaatttaccaaactacacattttataatatttttctctctactcaattgtgattttcttcacaaatgagagatctatttataggaaatctttacacataatccaaaaataaaatacatcattacctacatcatcacacactaattttcaatattcaacacctatttttcaacattcaacattcacattttcaacacaaatatttttcacattttaaataatatttcaacacATATTTGGTTATGTTTCTAATGTTtacacaaaataatattttctgatTATAAGTTTCAGCCATTGAGTTTGAAAATAAGAACTATGTTAGATTATATTTTCAAACTAAATGATTTTTACTGTAATAGCCGACCCATAATAAATTATTGGATAAAATGATAACAATCAAGGttttcattattatttattgaaattttatctaaaaataattcaattttTGTGTGATGTTATGCTGTAAGAAAAACCAAGAATCCAATTATTTATCAATACTTGCAAACCACCCAATCAAGGGGATTTTGGTACTCCAAGAATGCATACAGAATCAACATCATCGTATTCTCGATATCTCGTCAACCATTTGTGGTCGAATCTATCCTACAGCGAGTGAAATTTATGAGAATGGAATGGAATGGAATGAAATCAGATAATATATATCGGAACCTACCACAAATTGATAAATCCAATGCCTTCCTCTTCGTGTGGTGAACTTTATGCAATATAGCATGGACTTAGCCATCATCCAGTTTGATGAATTTCACCTGAATCTCTAGGAGTTTTCTCATCAAAACTAAGAGCAAGCTCACAATCTTGCACCCAGAGAATTCACTGATTTCCCTAGCTCATCTGCATTAACAACATTCTACAGGCATTTCAGATTTCTCGATTAAGATATCAATTTAAAATTGTGGTCACATACAAACCTTAGATGGCACACTTAGAACCTTGGGAGAAGTGTATGTTTAAGCATTACCATTATGTCAGTTGTATCCTCCAGAAAAGAAGACCTTAATATGCCTCAAGAACTTTACTGGTACCGAGAGAAATCCCTCCATTAAAACAAGAACAACCCCCTCCAATCCATCCCCCTTTCTTGACATTACCAAGAACTCGTTGCATTTGCACAAGTGCACATTACAACACATTCAAACTTCCTGAGATCAAGTATCCAACAACTGCATGCTTATGACCTGAACAGCGATGGTGGATACTTCTACCAAAAGTCTGCACATGAGCATATTCCTTCTCTGAAATGATGAAAACAATTTGAATCCCTAAGGACAATATGACGTTGATAAACCTGTGATATAAACTTCACAGCATTATGGCAGTCGCCACAAACCCGTAGGTTCTTGTATATCCGAATCGGAGCCCCCATTGGAACATAAAGGATCCCAAAAGCGACGGCCAATTTTTCGCTATGAAAGGCAAGACCACATTCCTTAGCCTCTTCATTGATATCATGAAGAGCAAAATTTGTGTCAGGAACATATCCAGCTTCCTTGATTAACATTAAGACTTCATCAAGTTTCAAGTAAATCTCATTCGCCTTTGGATGGCTCCGATCTTCACACATAAATATATGTGCTTTGCTATTCATCTCGATCCAACTACATCCAGGCTCCTTTCCCAAACCCTTTGATTTCATCTTTTTTCTAACTGCAGCAGCTTCTTTCCACTTTTCAGTTGATGAATAAATATTAGATAACACAACATATGGAACAGAATCTCGAGGGTTCAGTTCTAAAAGGGCAGTTGCAGCTCTCTTTGCCAAATTAATATTCCTATGCATTCTACAAGCAGCAAGCAATGCTTTCCAAACCGCTGTGTCAGGTTTGACGTCCATTTTATTTAATAACTCCTCTGCCTCATGCATTTTCCCTGATCGACCTAAAAGATCAATCATACAAGCATAATGATTTGGACCAGGTCTTATTCCATAATCTTTTTGCATGGATTCAAAGTAATAGCGGCCACGTTCAACAAGGCCTGCATGACTGCAAGCAAAAAGCAATCCTACAAAAGTAATAAAATCAGGCTTTATTCCGCTAGCTATCATTTCATCATAAATATGAAGAGACTCCAATCCTTTACGATTTTGGGCATAGCCAACAATTAGAGCAGTCCAAGTGATCACATTACAAATTTTCATAGAGTCAAAAACCTTTCTCGTGTCTTCCAAGCAACCACAATTCGCATACAATGACACGAGAGAATTATTAACGAGCAAGGACGAACCATGCCCAGATTTTATTGAATTTCCATGCACTTGCTTCCCAAAATCTAACAAAGCCAACTCCGCACTTGAACTCAAAATGCTGGCTATGACAACTTGGTCGACATCCACTTCATCCATTCTCATTTTACAGAACAACTTCAGACCTTCTTCATGATGTCCATTGTGAGCATAACCAGTAATGACAGATGTCCAAGAGATCACATCCTTGTCCACAGAAAAATTTAACAATTGAAATGCACAAACTAAATTATCCTGCTTGGCATACATATCAATAAGAGCATTGCTCACTAGTTTGTACCCATCAAATCCAGATTTCGTAACCAAAGCGTGAAGAGATTTGCCATTCTTCTCGTCTTTTATTGAAGCTAAAGAGTTAATAACTGAGGGATATGTAAATTCATCTAGTTCCATCCCTTTTGCATGCATCATTACGAATAAAGATAATGCTTGTCCCGGAACATCCTGTCTTACACACCCAACAATCATAGCATTCCATGAAATCAAATCATCATCCTGCATCGATTCCACCACTTTCCACGCCCTACTCAGGTCTCCACATTTTGCATACATATCAACCAACGCACTTTGAACAAACACATTAGAATCAAAACCACCACGAACAACACAACTATGCACTTGTGTCCCGAATTCAATATTAGACACAGCCGCACATGCTGTGAGCACTCCTGGAAAAGTATATTGGTTAGCCTCAGCCCCATCTGCCTTCATTTCCCTAAAACAGTCCATTGCGTCCACAACATCACCATTTAAAGAATACCCATTAATCATGGCAGTCCAAGTTACATGATTTTTCCTACCTTGCATTCTCTCAAAAAGATACTTTGCTTCCAAAACATGCAAGCATTTTGCATACAAATCAATGATTCCAGTAACAACAAAAGCATCCATATCAAAACTAGTCTTGATGGCATAACCATGAATTTGTCTGCCACCTGAAAGAAAACCCTTTATAGAGCATAGTCTAAGGACACTGCCCAATGTGAACTCACTAGGCCTGAAACCCTGAATTCGCATCTCCCAGAACAATTCAAAACTTTCAATTTCACAACCCATTTTGCAGTACCCTGAAATAAGTGAAGACCAAGTAATTACACTCCTTTTTGGAGCATCATCGAATAGTTTTCTTGCTTCGACAAGCCTTCCCGAATTTGCATACCCAGATAACATCGTATTCCATGTACACACATCCCTCACGGGCATTTCATCGAACACTTTTCTAGCTTCATCACATCCACCGGAATTCAACAACCCACCCAAATATTGATTCGCTTCAATCAGAAATTTATGTGTACCGTCAATCTCAGCACTCAAACTTCTACATGCACGAGAAGCCAATTTGTACATCGCCAGATTTCTAGCTTCTGCAGCCTTTAGAGGAAGCCAGGCAATACGCACAAGATATTTTCATTAAACTAGCTGGCGCGTAACGTAATATATTAAACATATGCGTTGATGTATAGATTAACTtcatcaaaaatttaaaaaaaaaaaggtaagGAATGTGTAGAATTAGTCTAATATGTTGAAAAAACACAAAATTTCAACACCACGGAAAACAGTGTAGGAGGGAGAAAAGCGTGGGCCCAAGAAAGAGTTGGACGAAAGATTTAAAGGAACGACGACGAGCAGCCACGACACATTTCTTTGGACTTCCGAATTGATTGATTTAATTCGATGGTTGGATCAGACGTTttatatcatttaaaataataatttaataaaatataaataataaaatatatatattttttgatgcttaaaaaatataaaaataaattaggaGAAAAACATCATATCAAATTTTAACCGAGGATTTAATTTCTGAGacctaaaattttaatttgaatttttcaaTTTTGACAAAGTGATAAAAAAACATCATTGATATTATAATAGTGTTTAGGCAAAATTACTTCAAACATACaatgttttattattattacgtAATCGAATGTTTGAGGAGGAGATTTCCTTAAAAATTATGGATCTGAACGTATGTTCGAAATTAAATTTTTACAAGACTTATTCCAATAATTTTGAATATATGTCTTAACATCATATTCTTAAGGTAAACTTGTGATTCAAGTAATAGGTTCCTAAAAATAGTCTCGGATTCCTCTAAGTTCTCCGGGGATCTTAGAGAGATCCAAAAGATAATACAGAACTATGGCAATCAGCTATATTATGTACCACATAAAATAAAGGAAATCCTTGAAAGCAAGAagaaatttttagaaaattaaagaATATTCAAACAATAATTCAAACTCTAGAACAACAATCAATTCTAAAAGTAATGTTTAGAAAAGGATCTGAAAGTAAGGTTATTATCATTATTTGGTACTAAACACTTATTGTCAAAGTAATGCCAAAACTTTTAACCGACGAAAAAAATGATTAATCTGATTAAAattgtctcagaaaagaaattaagCTGATGAAAAATATAGAAATGATTGGTCTTGAAGATATTTAAAACCTTGCAGAGTATTTTGTGAATCTCAAGGTCGTATATCAGAAGATAAATACAACAAGGGGTGAACCTTCGTCAATAATTTGGTCACCCATGAATCACCAAGAGAAAGAAGggttttttacaaaaataatttaatttttaaaacttttttcaaaaataatgtaaaaaaaaaaaacttttcaaAACTACCCTAATCCGCTCTCacggagcgcggacgctgcacacgtggagcagcgtccgcgctccgtAAGAACGGAAGCTGTGCCATGTAGGCATcagaaaatattagcgacggataaTATAAccacaccgtcgctaatttgcgacggttAAAGCAACCGTcgccaaaccgtcgctaatattatcgacgctttataaaccgtcgctaaaatgtaCCCAGCGACGggttataaaaccgtcgcaaatgagCGACAGTTTTCACCGTCGCTAAAGGCGcccttaaccgtcgctaaatgcgcatttgaaactttaataaatttgcATGATGGGCTTATACTCTTGCAAGCCCACGATCGATGCCTCCATTATATTAATATCATCATAATCTCGATCGACGATCCAATATCATTGATTGACAATTTCAACTTGTTTGTTTATATGACGCACACTTTAATTTCGAGATACCTAACTCTACGCGTAATTGTATCAACATCGTGCACATATACGCCGCGGATAAttttgaactttcaacggcTTGCAAGTTTGCAGTCTTCAATATACGCTGCGGTAAGAGAATTTGCGCGCTGCGAAAatccatttttgttgtagtgaatattgtgggtgttcaaacttcggataaaaatCCATTTCGGTTGAACACCCACAATATtaactacaacaaaaatggatTTTGGCAGCGCGCAAATTCTCTTACCGCAGCGTATATTGAAGGCTGCAAACTTGCAAgccgttgaaagttcaaaaTTATCCGCGGCGCATATGTGCACGCTGTTGATACAATTACACGTAGCGTGCGTAGAGGTAAGTATCTCGAAATTAAAGTGTGCGTCATATAAACAAACAAGTTGAAATTTTCAATCAATGATATTGGATCATCGATCGAGATTATGATGATATTAATATAATGGGGGCATGGATCGTGGGCTTGCAAGAGTATAAGCCCATCATgcaaatttattaaagtttcaaatgcgcatttagcgacggtt is a window encoding:
- the LOC140814703 gene encoding pentatricopeptide repeat-containing protein At2g03880, mitochondrial-like; translation: MYKLASRACRSLSAEIDGTHKFLIEANQYLGGLLNSGGCDEARKVFDEMPVRDVCTWNTMLSGYANSGRLVEARKLFDDAPKRSVITWSSLISGYCKMGCEIESFELFWEMRIQGFRPSEFTLGSVLRLCSIKGFLSGGRQIHGYAIKTSFDMDAFVVTGIIDLYAKCLHVLEAKYLFERMQGRKNHVTWTAMINGYSLNGDVVDAMDCFREMKADGAEANQYTFPGVLTACAAVSNIEFGTQVHSCVVRGGFDSNVFVQSALVDMYAKCGDLSRAWKVVESMQDDDLISWNAMIVGCVRQDVPGQALSLFVMMHAKGMELDEFTYPSVINSLASIKDEKNGKSLHALVTKSGFDGYKLVSNALIDMYAKQDNLVCAFQLLNFSVDKDVISWTSVITGYAHNGHHEEGLKLFCKMRMDEVDVDQVVIASILSSSAELALLDFGKQVHGNSIKSGHGSSLLVNNSLVSLYANCGCLEDTRKVFDSMKICNVITWTALIVGYAQNRKGLESLHIYDEMIASGIKPDFITFVGLLFACSHAGLVERGRYYFESMQKDYGIRPGPNHYACMIDLLGRSGKMHEAEELLNKMDVKPDTAVWKALLAACRMHRNINLAKRAATALLELNPRDSVPYVVLSNIYSSTEKWKEAAAVRKKMKSKGLGKEPGCSWIEMNSKAHIFMCEDRSHPKANEIYLKLDEVLMLIKEAGYVPDTNFALHDINEEAKECGLAFHSEKLAVAFGILYVPMGAPIRIYKNLRVCGDCHNAVKFISQVYQRHIVLRDSNCFHHFREGICSCADFW